The following coding sequences lie in one Candidatus Bathyarchaeia archaeon genomic window:
- a CDS encoding sugar phosphate isomerase/epimerase has translation MKIGIFTILFNELSLEKVLEYVSKLGYEAVEIAAWKGSNHINIEKILSGGASEYKRTVEKYGLMISALSNHLEGQLVLGPHDESTDEWFKGTPEEKVKYGVERMKKTAEAAAALDVPVVNGFIGAPNWGAWYIFPPAYEKIFERGFEVFAERWGEILDHFAAHGVKFAHEVHPQEQAYNIETAERAIKAINGKKEFGFNFDPSHLVWQGIDPVVFIKKFGDRIYHAHAKDAELVKENLPISGCIPTGSWRRPDRGFRFRVVGWGDVNWKRILTAFVEVGYDYVLSYEHEDPVMSREDGCEKCIAFLKPLIIKAPLEKVWW, from the coding sequence TTGAAGATAGGTATATTCACAATACTGTTCAACGAGCTAAGTCTCGAGAAAGTCTTAGAATACGTCTCAAAGCTTGGCTATGAGGCTGTAGAGATAGCCGCTTGGAAAGGAAGCAATCACATAAATATAGAGAAGATTCTTAGTGGAGGCGCATCCGAATACAAGAGGACCGTGGAGAAATATGGTCTAATGATTTCAGCATTGAGCAACCATCTCGAGGGACAACTTGTTTTAGGCCCTCACGACGAGTCGACCGATGAATGGTTTAAGGGGACCCCTGAGGAAAAAGTTAAGTACGGTGTGGAGCGCATGAAGAAGACGGCCGAAGCCGCCGCAGCTCTAGATGTCCCTGTAGTAAACGGTTTTATTGGGGCTCCAAACTGGGGCGCATGGTATATCTTTCCGCCAGCATACGAGAAGATTTTTGAGAGGGGATTTGAGGTTTTCGCTGAGCGCTGGGGAGAAATCCTAGATCATTTTGCGGCTCACGGCGTAAAGTTCGCGCATGAAGTTCACCCGCAGGAGCAGGCTTATAATATTGAGACAGCCGAACGAGCGATTAAAGCCATAAACGGTAAGAAAGAGTTCGGCTTTAATTTTGACCCGAGCCATCTTGTCTGGCAGGGCATTGATCCAGTAGTGTTCATCAAAAAATTCGGTGACAGGATTTACCATGCGCACGCAAAAGACGCTGAGCTTGTTAAAGAGAATCTTCCAATATCTGGTTGCATACCTACCGGCTCATGGCGTAGACCGGATAGAGGTTTTAGATTTCGTGTCGTCGGCTGGGGCGACGTGAACTGGAAAAGGATATTGACGGCTTTTGTTGAGGTTGGATACGATTATGTATTAAGCTATGAGCATGAAGATCCGGTTATGAGCAGGGAAGATGGCTGCGAGAAATGTATAGCTTTCTTAAAGCCTTTAATCATCAAAGCTCCATTAGAGAAGGTTTGGTGGTGA
- a CDS encoding radical SAM protein, translating to MGKCSVCGISSPLVSSNLGVCSKCIKEKPEEALKVVSRVREVSRRSFNLPSSVPKSPEGVKCGMCRNECAIPSGEKGFCGLSYNVEGSLTRLGGTPEKGILEWYYDPLPTNCVAWWFCPGCTGAGYPKYAYKPTAETGYMNLAVFYGACSLDCLFCQNWHYRTLSQRLSPYLSCEELADKVNSRVSCICFFGGDPSVQMPHALKTSEIALKKAEDGKRILRICWETNGNMSKSFAIKAAELSFRSGGIVKYDLKAWDENIYKALCGASNKPSFENFRTIGEKYFRERPEVPVLTASTLLIPGYIDPSDVEEIAKFIASVDPDIPYTLLAFYPQYVMSDLPTTSRKQAYDCYNAAKRYLRKVNIGNIHLLS from the coding sequence TTGGGAAAATGCTCAGTATGCGGCATTAGCTCGCCTCTAGTTTCCAGTAATCTAGGCGTATGCTCAAAATGCATAAAGGAGAAGCCAGAGGAAGCCCTAAAGGTGGTTAGCAGGGTACGCGAGGTTTCACGCAGATCATTTAATCTACCATCAAGTGTACCAAAAAGCCCGGAAGGCGTAAAGTGTGGAATGTGCAGAAATGAATGCGCCATTCCTTCTGGAGAAAAAGGATTCTGCGGTCTCTCATATAATGTTGAAGGCTCCCTCACACGTCTAGGTGGAACGCCGGAGAAAGGTATTTTAGAATGGTACTATGACCCTTTGCCGACGAACTGCGTAGCATGGTGGTTTTGTCCTGGCTGCACAGGCGCTGGCTATCCGAAGTACGCTTATAAGCCAACTGCCGAGACTGGCTATATGAATCTCGCCGTCTTCTATGGTGCATGTAGCCTAGATTGCCTCTTCTGCCAAAACTGGCATTACAGAACTCTCTCTCAGAGACTAAGTCCCTATTTAAGCTGTGAGGAGTTAGCTGACAAAGTTAATAGCAGGGTCTCATGCATATGCTTCTTTGGCGGAGACCCATCGGTTCAAATGCCCCATGCGTTAAAAACCAGCGAGATAGCGCTAAAAAAGGCTGAGGATGGAAAACGTATATTGAGGATATGTTGGGAAACAAATGGAAACATGAGTAAAAGTTTTGCTATTAAAGCAGCTGAATTATCGTTCAGGAGCGGCGGCATCGTAAAGTATGATCTAAAAGCATGGGACGAAAACATTTACAAAGCTCTATGCGGAGCCTCAAACAAGCCTTCCTTTGAAAATTTCAGAACTATAGGCGAAAAGTACTTTAGGGAAAGACCGGAAGTCCCTGTTTTAACAGCAAGTACCCTTCTTATCCCAGGCTACATAGATCCCTCGGATGTTGAGGAGATAGCTAAGTTTATTGCGAGCGTAGACCCAGATATCCCGTATACTCTGCTCGCGTTCTATCCGCAATACGTTATGAGCGACCTGCCAACTACAAGTAGAAAACAAGCTTATGACTGCTATAACGCGGCGAAAAGATATCTTAGAAAAGTGAATATAGGAAATATTCATCTGCTCTCTTAG
- a CDS encoding sugar phosphate isomerase/epimerase family protein, whose product MIKLALFTVTYCGLWYRGRALSLREQIIKAKGLGFEGISIETKRPVALPCDLNKKDRKEIKEVADSYGVKICAIETMSNFARPLIEDRENNLCMVKEAIELAADLEVDVVKVFAAWPGTSRYDGLGTYDFGRRIFDYEGNFITDVERWRLCVEGIRDAARWAKDYGVNIALQNHPPVIRYGYEDALQMVKEVNVENVKLCLDVPLFSNQSDEYIHEAIEACKDVGIILSHYGSLDFDELSSGEILMRRYINYPAFIRELKRIGYNGFLASEECAPVLENHEHQGVEVVDRHVKAALKYMRKLLLTGEEPPGD is encoded by the coding sequence ATGATTAAACTTGCTCTATTTACGGTAACTTATTGCGGCTTATGGTATAGAGGGCGGGCTCTTTCACTTAGAGAACAGATAATTAAAGCCAAAGGCCTCGGGTTTGAAGGCATATCTATAGAGACGAAAAGACCCGTAGCGCTTCCATGCGACCTAAATAAAAAGGATAGAAAGGAAATAAAGGAGGTTGCGGACTCATATGGTGTTAAAATCTGCGCTATTGAAACAATGTCAAATTTCGCAAGGCCGCTCATAGAGGACAGAGAAAATAACCTTTGTATGGTTAAGGAAGCCATAGAGTTAGCAGCGGACTTAGAGGTTGATGTGGTTAAGGTTTTTGCCGCTTGGCCTGGAACCAGCAGATATGATGGTCTTGGCACTTATGACTTTGGTCGAAGGATATTTGATTATGAAGGCAACTTTATAACTGATGTTGAGAGGTGGCGGCTGTGCGTTGAGGGAATTAGAGATGCAGCTAGGTGGGCAAAAGACTATGGTGTAAACATTGCGTTACAGAATCATCCACCAGTTATACGCTATGGATATGAAGACGCTCTTCAAATGGTTAAAGAAGTCAACGTGGAAAACGTAAAATTATGTTTGGACGTCCCATTGTTTTCTAATCAGAGTGATGAGTATATACATGAAGCGATTGAGGCTTGTAAAGATGTCGGCATAATTCTCTCACATTACGGCTCCCTAGACTTCGATGAGCTATCAAGCGGCGAAATCTTGATGCGTAGATACATAAATTATCCAGCTTTCATAAGAGAGCTAAAAAGAATAGGTTATAATGGTTTTCTCGCATCTGAAGAATGTGCCCCAGTTCTAGAGAATCATGAGCACCAAGGTGTTGAAGTTGTAGATAGGCACGTAAAAGCGGCATTAAAATATATGAGGAAGCTACTATTAACCGGTGAAGAGCCCCCGGGTGATTAA
- a CDS encoding sugar phosphate isomerase/epimerase family protein, which yields MVRVSCSLWGYRDWPREKALEDIGKIGYKGVEIVMHHLGTPIGYHLNQNALPLNSEEMDKLKRELSENNLRIVCLSPSSDFLVPPSVRQFVPHLPSPDDATVLRKVIDLAVELGKPLVRPFPCADKPTYMSMEEALNVVIRGLKDITAYAASLDVKIALDVTHSRVTNTVNNAVKILEKVDSDYFGFNIHTVGKLAILLAEALIANGWGDKIFHTHLLDAKRMPGKPFGEPVPLGEGDNYIEEFLILLKDAKYSGWYNFEGKREDAKAAHDYLIGKIKELNLP from the coding sequence ATGGTTAGGGTGTCCTGTAGTTTATGGGGTTATAGGGACTGGCCGCGAGAAAAAGCCCTAGAGGATATTGGAAAAATCGGATACAAAGGTGTTGAAATAGTTATGCATCATTTAGGGACTCCAATTGGCTACCATTTGAATCAGAATGCTCTTCCACTTAATAGCGAGGAGATGGATAAATTGAAGAGAGAGCTCAGCGAGAACAATCTTCGCATCGTCTGCCTATCTCCCTCAAGCGATTTCCTTGTACCTCCCAGCGTAAGACAGTTTGTGCCACACCTCCCTTCACCTGATGATGCTACAGTGTTAAGGAAAGTTATAGATCTTGCTGTTGAACTAGGGAAACCCTTAGTTCGCCCATTTCCTTGCGCCGATAAACCTACCTATATGAGCATGGAAGAGGCTTTAAACGTTGTGATCCGTGGATTAAAAGATATAACGGCATATGCAGCGTCCCTTGATGTTAAAATTGCGCTAGATGTTACACATAGCCGGGTAACCAACACCGTAAATAATGCCGTAAAAATACTTGAGAAGGTGGACTCAGATTATTTTGGATTTAACATTCACACCGTTGGCAAATTAGCGATTCTGCTGGCGGAAGCTCTCATCGCTAATGGTTGGGGCGATAAAATATTCCATACGCACCTTCTTGATGCAAAAAGAATGCCAGGCAAACCATTTGGAGAACCAGTTCCACTCGGCGAAGGTGACAACTATATAGAGGAGTTTCTTATACTCCTTAAAGACGCAAAATATTCCGGCTGGTACAATTTTGAGGGAAAAAGAGAGGACGCAAAAGCTGCCCATGATTACTTAATTGGGAAAATTAAAGAATTAAATCTCCCATAA
- a CDS encoding ArsR family transcriptional regulator, producing MGKLEDEILSLLKESEPLTLMEIAEKLNKAPKAVFRSLRKLFEEGKIGCDIRTRRYYLEKNYEKQEEEEATDVDDL from the coding sequence ATGGGTAAACTGGAAGATGAAATCTTAAGCCTTCTAAAGGAGTCTGAACCTTTAACTCTAATGGAGATAGCTGAGAAATTAAATAAGGCGCCTAAAGCCGTCTTTAGGTCTCTGCGTAAACTCTTTGAGGAAGGTAAAATCGGCTGCGATATAAGAACGAGAAGATACTACTTAGAGAAAAACTATGAAAAACAGGAAGAGGAAGAAGCTACCGATGTTGACGATCTTTAG
- a CDS encoding Gfo/Idh/MocA family oxidoreductase codes for MEKINIALIGCGGISNAHIGGLRALSTSGLKIFNVKAVCDVAEKNAEEKANLIHYFQDSKPRVYTDIDRMLREESLDAVDICLPHNIHHTVASQCLERGLHVIIEKPLAITMRAAKRIIDEASKHNKVLAVAENYRRAQKERAFWWAIREGLIGEPRIVLWSAMSWGPKPWGWREDKFSAGGSWVFDGGVHWADLDRYQLGREAIEVFAMCHTFDPVKENVKVTVDDMTIAIIRYEGNVFSQWIWTRATPAKRIYMHTICGSKGNLSDDGIHLETEYGKIETKSIDTLVEEMRRNLPKETLEKLFPRGITDTFAIELYDFYDSVVSKGKPEVDAIEAYKDMAIPLGFYESAKLNKPVRVKDVEDLLVEEYQKEINEKLSIT; via the coding sequence ATGGAAAAAATAAATATTGCATTAATAGGATGCGGTGGAATATCTAATGCGCACATTGGAGGGCTCCGCGCCCTAAGCACATCGGGACTAAAGATCTTTAACGTAAAAGCGGTATGTGACGTTGCTGAGAAAAACGCTGAAGAGAAGGCTAATTTAATCCATTATTTCCAGGATTCTAAACCGAGAGTCTACACAGATATCGATAGAATGCTTAGGGAAGAGAGCCTCGACGCTGTAGACATATGTTTACCGCACAACATACATCATACGGTAGCTTCTCAATGTTTAGAGAGAGGGCTACATGTAATTATCGAGAAGCCACTAGCGATAACCATGAGGGCTGCAAAACGTATCATTGATGAAGCATCGAAACATAATAAGGTGCTGGCTGTCGCAGAGAATTATAGAAGAGCGCAAAAAGAGAGAGCTTTCTGGTGGGCTATAAGAGAAGGGCTGATCGGCGAGCCACGTATCGTCCTATGGTCTGCCATGAGCTGGGGTCCTAAGCCATGGGGCTGGAGAGAAGATAAGTTTTCCGCTGGTGGAAGCTGGGTTTTTGATGGAGGTGTACATTGGGCGGATCTAGATAGATATCAGCTTGGTAGGGAGGCGATAGAAGTTTTCGCCATGTGCCATACTTTTGACCCGGTTAAGGAGAATGTGAAAGTGACGGTTGACGACATGACCATAGCGATAATAAGATATGAAGGAAATGTTTTTTCTCAGTGGATCTGGACACGGGCAACGCCAGCTAAAAGGATCTACATGCACACCATATGTGGCTCAAAGGGAAACCTTTCAGATGATGGTATTCACCTGGAAACAGAATATGGAAAAATTGAAACTAAATCTATAGATACGCTTGTAGAAGAGATGCGGAGAAACCTTCCTAAAGAAACCTTGGAGAAACTTTTCCCAAGAGGGATAACTGATACATTTGCCATCGAGTTATACGATTTCTACGACTCGGTGGTCAGCAAAGGAAAACCTGAAGTTGACGCGATTGAAGCGTATAAAGACATGGCGATACCTTTAGGCTTTTACGAGTCGGCCAAGCTAAACAAACCTGTCAGAGTTAAAGATGTTGAGGATTTACTCGTTGAAGAGTATCAGAAGGAGATAAATGAGAAACTCTCAATAACGTAA
- a CDS encoding enolase C-terminal domain-like protein has product MESNVNIREISLSYVSYNFRTPLKFGSVIVNESVSLIAKVLVKRKGGGEAEGIGSMPLMCEWAFPDPKVEHEDKLEAMKLVAEKYAETIEEESGSGIYLHPIDWFMRFEDEILRITHYVSESFKLKAPLPVLASLVAVSPIDAAIHDGFGKVNNICSYDGYGPKYMERDLSYYLGSKFRGKYISDYIKPRYEEKIPVFHLVGGLDKLTKDEISPEDPKDGFPVSLEEWIERDGVFCFKIKLNGVDIDWDVERTKTVARIAEEKLEEKFGRNEYFLSVDSNEMHKSPDDVLEYLRRIKREAPDVFERILYIEQPVNRDLEKYRFNMMLVSAIKPVLADEGVINIGSFDLALSLGWSGVALKTCKCHSSALLLMAKAEEAGVPYSVQDLTCSGLALVHSAGFASRINPIKGFEYNARQYLPLAFPEVQGKYEELFNVRNGFIRTGILNGSLGLGLSL; this is encoded by the coding sequence ATGGAGTCAAACGTAAATATTAGGGAGATATCTCTGAGCTACGTATCCTATAATTTTAGAACCCCGCTGAAATTCGGCTCAGTTATCGTTAATGAATCGGTTTCTCTGATCGCTAAAGTTCTAGTTAAGAGGAAGGGGGGTGGTGAAGCTGAAGGCATCGGGTCTATGCCCCTCATGTGCGAATGGGCTTTTCCAGATCCAAAAGTAGAGCACGAAGATAAGCTTGAAGCAATGAAACTCGTAGCTGAAAAGTACGCTGAGACTATAGAGGAAGAGTCCGGCAGCGGCATTTATCTACATCCTATAGATTGGTTCATGAGGTTTGAGGATGAAATATTAAGGATAACTCATTATGTTTCTGAAAGTTTTAAGCTAAAGGCTCCTTTGCCAGTCTTAGCGTCTCTAGTGGCGGTATCACCTATAGATGCTGCTATTCACGATGGTTTTGGTAAAGTCAACAATATATGTAGCTATGATGGTTACGGACCCAAGTATATGGAGAGAGATTTAAGCTATTATCTCGGATCAAAATTTAGGGGCAAATATATTTCTGATTATATAAAGCCAAGATACGAGGAAAAGATACCGGTTTTCCATCTCGTTGGAGGGCTAGATAAGCTCACTAAAGATGAGATAAGTCCCGAGGATCCTAAGGATGGTTTCCCTGTCAGCCTAGAAGAATGGATCGAGAGGGATGGCGTCTTCTGCTTTAAAATAAAGCTAAATGGCGTAGATATAGATTGGGATGTGGAGAGAACTAAGACTGTAGCTAGAATCGCCGAAGAAAAACTTGAGGAGAAGTTCGGCAGAAATGAATACTTTCTTTCGGTTGACTCAAATGAAATGCATAAATCACCTGATGATGTTCTTGAGTATCTTAGAAGAATTAAGAGGGAAGCCCCGGACGTTTTTGAGAGGATACTTTACATAGAGCAGCCGGTCAACAGAGATCTAGAGAAATATAGGTTTAATATGATGTTGGTGTCAGCGATTAAGCCGGTGTTGGCTGATGAGGGAGTCATCAATATAGGCAGCTTCGACTTGGCCTTAAGCCTAGGATGGTCTGGCGTGGCTCTAAAAACTTGTAAATGTCATAGCTCAGCCCTGCTACTAATGGCTAAAGCCGAAGAGGCTGGAGTCCCCTACAGCGTTCAAGATTTAACGTGTTCAGGCTTAGCCTTAGTGCATTCGGCTGGTTTTGCTTCTAGGATAAACCCCATAAAAGGATTTGAATATAATGCTAGGCAGTATCTTCCACTAGCTTTCCCAGAGGTTCAGGGAAAATATGAGGAGTTGTTTAATGTTAGAAATGGTTTTATAAGGACGGGTATACTTAATGGGTCTCTTGGTTTAGGTTTATCACTTTAG
- a CDS encoding sugar phosphate isomerase/epimerase family protein, with protein sequence MMLVLFSKMFQSMPMERFADLAANMGFEGIDLTVRPEGYIEPRDVPEKLPEAIRIFEGKGLSVPMITTSITSADEPYAEETFSTASNMGIKYIKLGYWRYRGFGNIRKQIEEVRGKLKGIEKLCENYGVTAGLHIHSGMFATAEPAIVYLMLNGFEPKYIGAYIDPGHMAVEGGLAGWLMGMDILSDRIVMVAVKDFGWFKTSQGWVANTVPLGEGLVPWKEVFKILKDIKFHGPISLHSEYHESLERIIEITRRDLAYVKHILNKL encoded by the coding sequence ATGATGCTCGTATTATTTTCTAAAATGTTTCAGTCAATGCCCATGGAAAGGTTCGCGGATCTCGCAGCCAATATGGGTTTCGAGGGAATCGATTTAACAGTTAGGCCAGAAGGGTATATAGAGCCTAGAGATGTGCCGGAAAAACTTCCTGAAGCCATAAGAATATTTGAAGGAAAGGGGTTAAGCGTGCCCATGATAACGACATCTATAACATCGGCGGATGAACCATATGCTGAAGAAACTTTCTCTACCGCGTCAAACATGGGAATAAAATATATTAAGCTCGGATACTGGAGGTATAGGGGTTTCGGTAACATTAGAAAGCAGATTGAGGAAGTTCGTGGAAAACTTAAAGGAATCGAAAAACTCTGCGAAAACTACGGGGTGACTGCCGGATTACATATACACTCAGGCATGTTTGCAACAGCTGAGCCAGCAATAGTATATCTTATGCTTAATGGATTCGAGCCAAAGTATATTGGCGCATATATAGACCCCGGTCATATGGCTGTTGAAGGCGGACTTGCGGGGTGGCTGATGGGCATGGATATCCTCTCTGATAGAATAGTCATGGTCGCTGTGAAGGATTTCGGCTGGTTTAAGACTAGTCAGGGATGGGTTGCAAATACTGTTCCTCTTGGTGAAGGGTTAGTTCCTTGGAAAGAAGTTTTTAAAATACTTAAAGACATAAAATTTCATGGTCCAATATCGCTTCACAGCGAGTACCATGAAAGTCTTGAGAGGATAATAGAGATCACTAGAAGAGACTTAGCATATGTGAAGCACATTCTCAACAAATTATGA
- a CDS encoding amidohydrolase family protein has product MHPYLSEFADLPVIDCHVHFDDWRNNANLKRMAEFMVKVAEEGRLNKIYVTGGDAGIYLKLKYPGLFYAGGFVPWSGGTGSMPNVNWDNYIRSLIEAGFDGVGEMGSKPVPKRIHVPLNSGYYEGFWGACESYGFPVLCHVADPEEFWDENLAPEWAKKRGWVYYGGDYPLKEELYREMEDILDRHPRLKIVLCHFYFMSANLEEAADFLNRHKNANLDLTPGIELIYNISRRRDDWRDFFIKYQDRIFFGTDIATWQTEVEAVARIWIVRKFLESDEEFFTPETADELLTRYKEPFIGLKLPVNTLRKIYSENFKRLWGKQPRKVNVDTAMRFFEERGEKELVESMKSNF; this is encoded by the coding sequence TTGCATCCATATTTATCCGAGTTTGCCGATCTACCTGTTATCGACTGCCACGTCCATTTTGATGACTGGCGCAATAACGCGAACCTGAAGAGAATGGCTGAGTTTATGGTTAAAGTGGCTGAAGAAGGCAGACTCAACAAGATTTATGTAACTGGAGGTGATGCTGGAATATATTTGAAGTTAAAGTACCCTGGCTTATTTTATGCTGGTGGGTTTGTGCCTTGGTCAGGCGGCACAGGTAGCATGCCTAATGTCAACTGGGACAACTACATTCGCTCTTTAATCGAAGCAGGTTTTGACGGCGTCGGAGAAATGGGTTCGAAGCCGGTTCCAAAAAGGATACATGTGCCGCTGAACAGCGGGTACTATGAGGGTTTTTGGGGTGCTTGCGAATCCTACGGTTTTCCAGTCTTATGCCATGTTGCCGACCCAGAAGAGTTCTGGGATGAAAATCTAGCTCCAGAATGGGCTAAGAAAAGGGGTTGGGTTTACTATGGCGGAGACTACCCGTTGAAGGAGGAGCTCTATAGGGAGATGGAAGATATCCTAGATAGGCATCCACGCTTGAAGATAGTTCTATGTCACTTCTACTTTATGTCAGCGAATCTTGAAGAGGCAGCCGACTTTCTTAACCGCCATAAGAATGCTAACCTTGATTTAACTCCGGGAATAGAGCTCATATATAATATTTCGCGTAGGAGGGATGATTGGAGAGACTTCTTCATAAAATATCAGGACAGAATATTTTTTGGAACAGATATTGCAACGTGGCAGACGGAGGTCGAAGCGGTCGCTAGAATATGGATAGTTAGGAAATTCCTAGAGTCGGATGAAGAGTTCTTTACTCCGGAAACAGCGGACGAATTACTGACAAGGTATAAAGAACCGTTTATAGGTTTAAAACTGCCAGTGAACACTTTAAGGAAAATATATTCAGAGAACTTTAAGAGACTTTGGGGGAAACAACCAAGAAAAGTAAACGTCGACACTGCGATGAGATTCTTTGAGGAAAGAGGAGAAAAAGAGCTTGTAGAGAGCATGAAAAGCAATTTTTAA
- a CDS encoding Gfo/Idh/MocA family oxidoreductase, with amino-acid sequence MSDKIKIGIIGAGSHAVKVHYPSLASFTDVELKAACDLNEDRLKLVSGKYCIESVFRDYKEMLSKVPLDAVYVIMAPIPTSFYAGAEPMFSIVLECLKRGLHVFVEKPPGITSSETEKMAEAAKKNECRSMVGFNRRFIPVFKRAKAIVEEYGQITHCSAVFHKNALNESQPWGSVSHLVADVIHAVDALRFMGGEPEKVASYFSSFYTDYPNSFNALLIFSNGCVGHLCSNYSSGGRVHYFEMHSRGIYAMVDLPLEPPEKQLAYILRENKPYGEMEIIKNLDLVDGVRDFHVTYGFLQENRHFIDCIKSDIEPETNFEDAVKTMKLVELISASTIEKVF; translated from the coding sequence GTGAGCGATAAAATTAAGATAGGAATTATAGGCGCGGGATCGCATGCAGTTAAAGTACACTATCCCTCGCTTGCAAGCTTCACCGATGTGGAGCTGAAGGCTGCTTGTGATCTAAACGAGGATAGACTCAAATTAGTTAGCGGGAAATATTGTATAGAAAGCGTATTTAGAGACTATAAGGAAATGCTCAGCAAAGTACCTTTAGATGCTGTTTACGTTATCATGGCACCTATACCGACCAGCTTCTATGCGGGCGCTGAACCCATGTTTTCAATAGTTCTTGAATGCCTTAAACGCGGGCTCCATGTTTTTGTGGAGAAACCTCCTGGAATCACGTCTTCTGAGACTGAAAAGATGGCTGAAGCCGCGAAGAAGAATGAGTGTAGAAGCATGGTTGGATTCAATAGGCGGTTTATACCAGTATTCAAGAGAGCTAAAGCCATAGTTGAAGAGTATGGTCAGATAACTCATTGCTCTGCAGTCTTTCACAAAAATGCTTTGAATGAGAGCCAGCCATGGGGATCGGTAAGCCACCTTGTAGCTGACGTAATACATGCCGTCGATGCTTTAAGGTTTATGGGTGGAGAGCCGGAAAAGGTTGCGAGCTATTTTTCGAGCTTTTACACGGATTATCCAAACAGCTTTAACGCTCTGCTTATTTTTAGTAATGGCTGCGTAGGTCATTTATGCTCAAACTATTCTTCTGGCGGACGGGTACACTATTTTGAGATGCATTCGAGAGGAATATACGCCATGGTAGATTTGCCTCTGGAGCCGCCTGAAAAACAGCTAGCCTATATACTTAGGGAGAATAAGCCTTATGGGGAAATGGAGATAATAAAAAATCTTGACCTCGTAGATGGGGTCAGAGACTTTCACGTAACTTACGGGTTCCTCCAGGAAAATAGGCATTTCATAGACTGTATTAAAAGCGACATAGAACCTGAAACCAACTTCGAAGACGCCGTTAAAACCATGAAACTCGTAGAGCTCATAAGTGCGTCAACAATAGAAAAAGTATTTTAA
- a CDS encoding Gfo/Idh/MocA family oxidoreductase: MRIGIIGFDTSHAVEFTKRINHIGISEDHWVYGAKVTVGCPCGPSSFASEDIIAQRTQALREFGVEIVDSPEEVIGKVDAIMIELQEGDLHLKIVEPFLEAGIPSFIDKPLACSVADAKKIFELAHLYNTPVFSSSSLRYAPEVQELKSREDLGKVLGAETYSPAILNPKNPGLFNYGIHGIEMLYTIMGNGCKSVRCVHKEGWDVVIGTWHDDRIGIFRGIRKGPHVYGFTAFCERDVVSSSINTQYIYRELLKRVIEMFKTRKMPVTPEETIEIIAFIEAALKSAERKSREIALRF, translated from the coding sequence ATGAGAATCGGAATAATTGGTTTTGATACTTCTCACGCTGTAGAATTTACGAAGCGCATAAACCACATAGGTATATCTGAGGACCATTGGGTCTACGGCGCGAAAGTAACAGTAGGTTGCCCCTGCGGACCCTCAAGTTTTGCCAGCGAAGATATAATTGCGCAGAGAACGCAAGCTCTCAGGGAATTTGGCGTTGAAATAGTAGATTCTCCCGAAGAAGTTATTGGTAAAGTTGATGCAATTATGATAGAGCTACAGGAGGGTGATTTACATTTGAAGATCGTTGAGCCCTTCCTAGAGGCAGGCATACCCTCATTCATAGATAAGCCGCTCGCATGCAGCGTAGCTGATGCAAAAAAGATTTTTGAATTAGCCCATCTTTATAATACTCCAGTCTTCTCATCATCGTCGCTTCGCTATGCTCCTGAGGTTCAGGAACTAAAGTCTAGGGAAGACTTAGGTAAGGTTTTAGGAGCCGAGACATATTCGCCCGCAATCCTAAATCCAAAGAACCCTGGGCTCTTCAATTACGGCATTCATGGTATAGAGATGCTATACACTATTATGGGAAATGGCTGTAAGTCAGTTAGATGCGTCCATAAAGAGGGGTGGGATGTCGTCATCGGCACATGGCATGACGACCGAATAGGAATTTTCAGAGGGATACGAAAAGGTCCGCATGTCTACGGCTTCACAGCTTTTTGCGAGAGAGATGTGGTCTCCTCCAGCATAAACACACAATACATTTATAGGGAACTGTTAAAGAGGGTTATTGAAATGTTTAAAACGCGTAAAATGCCAGTAACTCCGGAGGAGACCATTGAAATTATCGCTTTTATTGAAGCAGCATTAAAGTCTGCTGAAAGAAAGTCCAGAGAAATAGCGTTGCGTTTTTAA